One genomic region from Penaeus monodon isolate SGIC_2016 chromosome 24, NSTDA_Pmon_1, whole genome shotgun sequence encodes:
- the LOC119588513 gene encoding uncharacterized protein LOC119588513 (The sequence of the model RefSeq protein was modified relative to this genomic sequence to represent the inferred CDS: added 110 bases not found in genome assembly), with amino-acid sequence MSSGSDISEEILEEIQDENEQSSLSSAVPNSLLPPEDLEGIRSTDDGIIPSWGTAQRETSNRSPSPVSREESDVQKAEKKTFPPLSEENILPELSQREQCTGGIEARISMPAVVRERSRMGIKEGGELIKRSSSPPRDLALHVARKVESRQSDNSPMSSEWSVESLRSSGSSLHIKDRSLSEISVSIPKLTVVSIEKEQKVFSLVKQFSEVTEDTTENCDRPAERRRQSVPACNSAPWKPDTFMSLQPIKQEIHESECKWQTPGRKSSVSSIISHFSSQPSEEASMQEHRRKESPRKLGQMSPRVRNSLEKITGHFSQNSSLDFSRGVLKNKENISPSIPQKRSLISQHSKEKENSPRCRSIFSSISSPLLEVEDVQFCETEIEDLCNIAFPSSKMSSYSESFNLREEMLVEQSPSNEDKCSGSENQLFEGDVLDTCDTDEEVEEMPEEKVPYQSANSVSLKDEGTVSDIGKSSKSPSSFPSWNIQLKPNSQLQGSTCEIGNSSLGSSKNKSLEISDGVSNKSVDFSLEKEDELSVTSKNSSVRSVQVLESQSKDRSSSDAIRSVSECSEDFENPDVAEGSCEDDQSEILRTLSSKSGSREECFSSVDSNANPDEDALEAVESVSLCSLERDTSHELLELDIDGSGHDVFDGEFSEASEVILGFVSNSPISAITERTEESGQDNDPSGGRRISDSTGESSHLQESAKEYETECQIVGQIQVSSASAIPGPVRQGGFPSLPINIGSNINSSQFANSHSLQETVSPVQTHPSLEAGDDHHDSSQNPTSRMGQKPPMIGVKPKLCKFPAVPRGQRAGEKPSATQVLPTSKTSLTGPVKPTLCRNTSKSMHNLGTSTNSKASRAQGLHNRSLSLSTDNLENSSPRTSSLSPAPQSGCRGRRNSASGIQGSLHRRCVSAIALNEGDGQLGMKRNKSLSLSRLNRSRSSSMNSVASYKKVDYSHVQSKVKQYIRDVKERDMKNS; translated from the coding sequence ATGTCGAGTGGCAGCGACATCTCAGAAGAGATTCTAGAGGAAATTCAAGATGAGAATGAGCAGTCCAGTCTCTCGAGCGCCGTTCCCAACTCCCTGCTTCCACCTGAAGATCTTGAGGGGATCAGGTCTACAGATGATGGTATTATTCCATCATGGGGTACGGCGCAGAGAGAGACAAGTAATCGGTCTCCGTCACCCGTATCAAGGGAGGAGAGTGATGTTCAGAAGGCCGAGAAAAagacttttccccctctctctgagGAAAACATACTACCGGAGCTCTCCCAGAGGGAACAATGTACCGGGGGCATAGAAGCAAGAATTTCCATGCCTGCAGttgtgagggagaggagcagaaTGGGGAttaaggaagggggagagttgATTAAGAGAAGTAGTTCCCCGCCCAGAGACTTGGCGTTACATGTGGCAAGGAAAGTGGAATCACGGCAGAGTGATAACTCTCCAATGTCGAGTGAATGGTCTGTGGAAAGTCTGAGAAGTAGTGGCAGCAGTTTGCACATAAAAGATAGATCACTAAGTGAGATCTCAGTTAGCATTCCAAAACTTACAGTTGTATCGATTGAAAAGGAGCAAAAGGTGTTTAGCTTAGTGAAACAGTTCAGTGAGGTGACAGAAGACACGACAGAGAACTGCGATAGGCCGGCAGAGAGAAGAAGGCAGTCAGTTCCAGCTTGCAATTCAGCTCCATGGAAACCAGATACTTTCATGTCCCTGCAGCCCATCAAACAGGAAATTCATGAATCTGAGTGCAAGTGGCAAACCCCAGGAAGGAAATCAAGTGTATCCAGCATCATTTCTCACTTCAGTAGTCAGCCATCAGAGGAGGCAAGCATGCAAGAACATCGAAGGAAGGAATCACCTCGGAAATTAGGCCAGATGTCACCTAGGGTCAGGAATTCGCTGGAAAAAATTACCGGCCATTTCTCACAAAATTCCTCTCTAGATTTCTCCAGAGGTGTATTGAAGAATAAGGAGAATATTAGTCCTAGTATCCCACAGAAGAGATCACTAATATCTCAGCActcgaaggaaaaggaaaactcaCCTCGCTGTAGATCCATATTTTCTAGCATTTCATCACCCTTGTTGGAGGTGGAAGATGTTCAGTTTTGTGAGACAGAGATTGAGGACTTGTGCAACATTGCTTTTCCTTCATCAAAAATGTCCTCATATAGTGAGTCGTTTAATCTACGCGAAGAAATGCTTGTAGAGCAGTCCCCCTCCAATGAAGATAAATGCAGTGGAAGTGAGAATCAGTTGTTTGAGGGTGATGTGTTAGACACTTGTGACACTgatgaagaagtggaagaaatgcCAGAAGAAAAAGTGCCATATCAGTCTGCAAACAGTGTAAGCTTAAAGGATGAAGGAACTGTTTCAGATATTGGAAAGAGCAGTAAAAGTCCAAGTAGTTTTCCATCTTGGAATATTCAGTTAAAGCCAAATTCTCAGCTTCAAGGTTCCACTTGTGAGATAGGAAATTCATCTCTTGGCAGCTCCAAAAATAAATCTTTAGAAATTTCAGATGGTGTTAGTAATAAATCTGTAGATTTTTCTCTGGAAAAGGAGGATGAACTCTCTGTGACTTCCAAGAATTCCAGTGTTAGGTCTGTACAAGTGTTAGAATCCCAGTCCAAAGACAGGTCGAGTTCAGATGCTATAAGGAGTGTCAGTGAGTGCTCAGAGGACTTTGAGAATCCTGATGTAGCTGAAGGCAGTTGTGAGGATGATCAGAGTGAAATCTTAAGAACACTGTCCAGTAAGAGTGGCAGCAGAGAAGAATGCTTTAGCTCTGTTGACTCTAATGCAAACCCAGATGAAGATGCTCTTGAAGCTGTTGAGTCTGTGAGCCTTTGTAGCCTAGAGAGGGACACCTCTCATGAACTCCTTGAGCTGGATATTGATGGATCTGGCCATGATGTCTTTGATGGTGAATTCTCAGAAGCCAGTGAAGTCATTCTAGGCTTTGTGAGCAATTCCCCGATTTCAGCAAtaacagagagaacagaagagtcTGGCCAGGACAATGACCCTAGTGGAGGGAGAAGAATAAGTGATTCCACAGGAGAGTCAAGTCATCTACAAGAATCTGCAAAAGAATATGAGACTGAGTGCCAAATTGTCGGCCAAATACAAGTGTCATCTGCAAGTGCCATACCAGGTCCAGTGAGGCAAGGTggcttcccatcccttcccattAATATAGGTAGTAATATCAACTCTAGTCAGTTTGCGAACTCACACTCTCTGCAGGAGACTGTGAGCCCAGTACAAACCCACCCATCCTTGGAAGCtggtgatgatcatcatgattctAGTCAGAACCCCACCAGCAGGATGGGTCAGAAGCCTCCAATGATCGGGGTAAAGCCAAAGCTCTGCAAATTTCCTGCAGTTCCTCGTGGCCAAAGAGCAGGAGAAAAGCCCTCTGCAACCCAAGTCTTGCCAACTAGTAAGACGTCACTGACCGGCCCTGTGAAGCCGACACTGTGTCGCAACACATCCAAGAGCATGCACAACTTGGGAACCAGTACAAACTCGAAAGCCAGCCGGGCCCAGGGCTTGCATAACAGGTCCTTAAGCTTAAGTACAGACAACCTGGAGAATAGTAGCCCAAGGACATCTTCCCTGTCACCAGCCCCTCAGAGTGGATGCAGAGGGAGGCGCAACAGTGCGTCAGGCATTCAGGGAAGCTTGCATCGTAGGTGTGTTAGTGCCATAGCCTTGAATGAGGGAGATGGCCAACTTGGAATGAAGAGGAACAAGAGCTTAAGTTTAAGTAGGTTGAACAGATCAAGAA
- the LOC119588823 gene encoding uncharacterized protein LOC119588823, with product MQTVGPLEKVKLWQASLIDSIPVPGEYQSPPSTSAPPSILSVNSSEPFDAVEDLNDHLSNLKLRVVNHDSSGSTNHNPEAGGFVDPPDTQCIADMGRCVDADSSLPINSPERPETEGDLPKSPWRSSSATPRMHLHQAVKARDLDSGCPGSERSTRMSHNASFEHPDQGSNFHPSLEAARDSVNEPEEREKSHVTESQCFSGFEKKSMGVESIPQEKGYLDRTLKHPTEGQPLNERLQRDVSMESRVHSGCSKSSRNSSKNKKDTQYSLLGLQDAQEQDFKENLNKSNTQRLLEDRDISETSGDESNDYNRSRKRDPKRSTRTRKRSKSRRSLERSKPGCVKSTYGVCNETRSNTPGSQMQEVTNKLHMSLDKIDTINQNLRKYRSKYISGYASDLSEASTSMHSSHSDIYSNISKLKRDFKILQSQMLNLKSEVFHEKKSMVKESSRSHNAVRGRKSEPMRALDFSRHLDEDTHLGVDSSMDVSHSETTRLYQRLMTPEWNSCPRAHQKIG from the exons ATGCAAACAGTAGGACCATTGGAGAAG GTAAAACTGTGGCAGGCATCACTCATAGACTCAATTCCTGTGCCAGGAGAGTACCAGTCTCCACCAAGCACTAGTGCACCTCCATCCATCCTTTCAGTCAACTCCAGTGAGCCTTTTGATGCAGTAGAAGATCTAAATGATCATCTCTCTAACCTGAAGCTACGTGTCGTTAACCATGACAGCAGTGGTTCGACAAATCACAATCCAGAAGCTGGTGGATTTGTTGATCCCCCTGACACCCAGTGCATTGCTGACATGGGTCGTTGTGTGGATGCTGACAGTAGTTTGCCCATAAATTCCCCAGAACGGCCAGAGACAGAGGGTGACTTGCCCAAGAGTCCCTGGAGAAGTAGCAGTGCTACTCCACGCATGCATTTGCACCAGGCTGTAAAGGCCAGGGATCTTGATAGTGGATGCCCAGGGTCAGAGAGGAGTACAAGGATGAGTCACAATGCCAGCTTTGAGCATCCTGATCAGGGTTCAAATTTCCATCCAAGTTTGGAAGCTGCTAGAGATAGTGTCAATGAaccagaggagagggaaaagtcaCATGTTACAGAGAGTCAGTGCTTTAGTGGTTTTGAGAAGAAAAGTATGGGAGTGGAAAGTATTCCCCAAGAAAAAGGCTATCTGGACAGAACTCTAAAACACCCTACAGAAGGACAACCTTTGAATGAAAGGTTACAGAGAGATGTCAGCATGGAGAGTCGTGTGCATTCAGGATGCAGTAAGAGCAGCAGGAATAGCTCAAAGAACAAGAAGGACACTCAATACAGCCTGCTGGGATTGCAAGATGCTCAAGAGCAGGACTTTAAAGAAAACTTGAACAAGAGCAACACACAGAGACTGTTGGAAGACAGGGATATTTCTGAAACAAGTGGAGACGAGTCAAATGACTATAACAGGAGCCGTAAAAGGGATCCCAAGCGAAGTACAAGGACACGGAAGAGGAGCAAGTCAAGAAGGTCATTGGAGAGGAGCAAGCCAGGTTGTGTAAAGAGCACATATGGAGTATGTAATGAAACAAGGTCCAATACACCGGGGAGTCAGATGCAAGAGGTTACTAATAAGCTTCACATGTCACTTGATAAGATTGATACCATAAACCAAAACCTCAGGAAGTACAGGTCAAAATATATCAGTGGTTATGCATCTGACCTGTCTGAGGCATCCACAAGTATGCATAGCTCACATTctgatatatacagtaatatttcAAAATTGAAGAGAGATTTCAAGATTCTGCAGTCACAGATGCTAAACCTGAAGAGTGAAGTCTTCCATGAAAAGAAGAGTATGGTTAAAGAGTCATCCAGATCTCATAATGCcgtgagaggaaggaaaagtgagCCAATGAGGGCATTAGATTTCTCAAGACACTTAGATGAAGACACTCATCTTGGAGTTGATTCATCCATGGATGTGTCGCATTCTGAAACT ACTCGTCTGTATCAACGTTTGATGACTCCAGAATGGAACAGCTGCCCAAGAGCACACCAAAAGATAGGCTGA